In Phreatobacter stygius, a genomic segment contains:
- the fliQ gene encoding flagellar biosynthesis protein FliQ, whose amino-acid sequence MTPADILDVARDGILTVILVSAPLMIVGLVVGVAVSLVQALTQIQEQTLVFVPKIIAIFATMLLALPFMGDLMAGCMTRVMAKVVSGG is encoded by the coding sequence ATGACCCCCGCTGATATTCTCGACGTCGCGCGCGACGGCATTCTCACCGTCATCCTGGTCTCGGCGCCGCTGATGATCGTCGGCCTGGTGGTCGGCGTCGCGGTCTCGCTGGTCCAGGCGCTGACCCAGATCCAGGAGCAGACGCTGGTCTTCGTGCCGAAGATCATCGCGATCTTCGCCACCATGCTGCTGGCCCTGCCGTTCATGGGCGACCTGATGGCCGGCTGCATGACGCGGGTGATGGCCAAGGTGGTCAGCGGCGGGTGA
- the fliE gene encoding flagellar hook-basal body complex protein FliE, whose product MSTSSIAANAYASAARLFSPAGGPRPAGQGGTGGFGAVLNSAIQHLDQTTRTTDQRSQQMAAGRADLIDVVTAVSETEVAIEALVSVRDKVVQAYDEIMRMQI is encoded by the coding sequence ATGTCGACATCCTCGATCGCGGCCAATGCCTATGCCAGCGCCGCGCGGCTGTTCTCGCCGGCCGGTGGCCCGCGGCCGGCAGGCCAGGGCGGAACCGGCGGTTTCGGCGCCGTGCTGAATTCGGCCATCCAGCATCTCGACCAGACGACGCGCACCACCGACCAGCGCTCGCAACAGATGGCCGCCGGCCGGGCCGACCTGATCGACGTGGTCACCGCCGTGTCGGAAACCGAAGTGGCGATCGAGGCGCTGGTCTCGGTGCGCGACAAGGTGGTGCAGGCCTATGACGAAATCATGCGGATGCAGATCTGA
- the flgC gene encoding flagellar basal body rod protein FlgC: protein MDFLRSIRIATGGMRAQAGRMRVVSENIANANSTADTAGGDPYRRKVPTFRTSFDRELQATTVQLGPVRQPQGEFQTRFDPNHPAADARGMVKVPNVNSLVEAMDMREAQRSYEANLNVVTSTRRMLQRTIDLLKA from the coding sequence ATGGATTTCCTCAGGTCGATCCGCATCGCCACTGGCGGCATGCGCGCCCAGGCCGGCCGCATGCGCGTGGTGTCGGAAAACATCGCCAATGCCAATTCGACCGCCGACACGGCCGGCGGCGATCCCTATCGGCGCAAGGTGCCGACATTCCGCACCTCGTTCGACCGCGAATTGCAGGCGACCACCGTCCAGCTCGGACCGGTCCGGCAGCCGCAGGGCGAGTTTCAGACCCGATTCGACCCCAACCATCCGGCCGCCGACGCCCGCGGCATGGTCAAGGTTCCCAACGTCAACTCGCTGGTCGAGGCGATGGACATGCGCGAGGCCCAGCGCAGCTACGAGGCCAATCTCAACGTCGTCACCTCGACGCGCCGCATGCTGCAGCGCACCATCGATCTTCTGAAAGCTTGA
- the flgB gene encoding flagellar basal body rod protein FlgB, with protein sequence MAAADIPIFSMLRDRMRWHQDRQKLLAENVANAETPGYRARDLRSPSFDELVQGNAGSGIGTLRTNERHITGSVQGGSRFQVRRDTGVVTTPDGNRVNLEDEMLKVAQNQMDYQAVTGLYQRSLGLIRTALGKR encoded by the coding sequence GTGGCGGCGGCCGATATCCCGATCTTTTCCATGCTCAGAGATCGCATGCGCTGGCATCAGGACCGCCAGAAGCTGCTCGCTGAAAATGTCGCCAATGCGGAGACGCCGGGTTACCGGGCGCGCGACCTGCGCTCGCCGAGCTTCGACGAGCTCGTCCAGGGCAATGCCGGGTCGGGCATCGGCACGCTGCGCACCAACGAGCGCCATATCACCGGTTCGGTCCAGGGCGGTTCGCGATTCCAGGTCCGGCGCGACACCGGCGTGGTCACCACGCCCGACGGCAACCGGGTCAACCTCGAAGACGAGATGCTGAAGGTCGCCCAGAACCAGATGGACTACCAGGCCGTCACCGGCCTCTACCAGCGCTCGCTCGGACTGATCCGGACGGCGCTCGGCAAACGCTAG
- a CDS encoding flagellar biosynthetic protein FliO — translation MNFISNLLGPNAPLAATFIVAFAVVLVLIGLMTWVIRLIRGRGLGIGSSARGRQPRLAVLDYADVDARRKLVLIRRDNVEHLILLGGPTDVVIENNIVRGVPVQASALREAAAAPVNELPLPLPPGEAPSRLTMREAARQAAGEPPAPPRPVNLDNPAPPPRPEARPEPRPEARPEPRPEPRPEPRPEPRPAPPVAQPAPAPVPAPAIQPSRVETTRVEPSRVEPSRLEPARPAPPPPPRPEPARMEPPRAASPVAAAAQPIATPPLPLRPANVQRTDAPATPPASVATPTIKAPPTPPAPPARPSAAPPDDIAARLEAALRKPIVPTSVMAQRPNEQRPTEPRAADQRPAEARPAEPKLANAAGAAPPQPAAPSRASTPPASAPAPAPAAAPAQAPAPASTPPKALTASEKSVFDSLEEEMAALLGRGPAPPKT, via the coding sequence ATGAATTTCATATCCAATCTTCTCGGTCCCAATGCGCCGCTCGCGGCGACGTTCATAGTCGCCTTCGCTGTGGTCCTGGTGCTGATCGGGCTGATGACCTGGGTGATCCGGCTGATCCGCGGCCGGGGCCTTGGCATCGGATCGTCGGCGCGCGGCCGCCAGCCGCGCCTCGCGGTGCTCGACTATGCCGATGTCGACGCCCGCCGGAAGCTGGTGCTGATCCGGCGCGACAATGTCGAACACCTGATCCTGCTCGGCGGACCGACCGACGTGGTGATCGAGAACAATATCGTGCGCGGCGTGCCGGTGCAGGCGAGCGCGCTGCGCGAGGCCGCCGCGGCACCGGTCAACGAACTGCCGCTGCCGCTGCCACCAGGCGAGGCGCCGTCGCGGCTCACCATGCGCGAGGCTGCCCGCCAGGCCGCCGGCGAGCCGCCGGCGCCGCCGCGGCCGGTCAATCTCGACAATCCGGCGCCGCCGCCAAGGCCTGAAGCAAGGCCCGAGCCCAGGCCTGAGGCAAGGCCGGAGCCAAGACCCGAGCCAAGACCGGAACCAAGGCCCGAACCGAGACCGGCGCCGCCGGTCGCGCAGCCCGCCCCGGCGCCCGTACCGGCACCGGCGATCCAGCCGAGCCGGGTCGAAACGACCCGGGTCGAGCCGAGCCGCGTCGAACCATCAAGGCTCGAGCCGGCTCGCCCGGCACCGCCGCCCCCGCCGCGGCCCGAACCGGCCCGGATGGAACCGCCGAGAGCGGCGTCCCCGGTTGCCGCCGCGGCACAGCCGATCGCGACGCCGCCGCTGCCGCTCAGACCCGCCAATGTCCAGCGGACCGACGCGCCGGCGACGCCCCCGGCCTCGGTCGCGACGCCAACCATCAAGGCACCGCCCACGCCTCCTGCCCCGCCGGCCAGACCGTCGGCCGCACCGCCGGACGACATTGCCGCGCGCCTGGAAGCAGCGCTGCGCAAACCGATCGTGCCGACCTCGGTCATGGCGCAGCGGCCAAACGAACAACGGCCGACCGAGCCGCGTGCGGCCGACCAGCGGCCGGCCGAAGCCCGTCCGGCCGAACCGAAATTGGCCAACGCGGCTGGCGCGGCGCCGCCGCAACCCGCGGCACCGTCGCGCGCCTCGACGCCTCCAGCCTCGGCTCCGGCTCCGGCTCCGGCAGCTGCCCCGGCGCAGGCACCGGCTCCGGCAAGCACGCCGCCCAAGGCACTCACGGCGTCGGAGAAATCGGTCTTCGACAGCCTGGAAGAGGAAATGGCGGCGCTGCTCGGCCGCGGTCCGGCGCCACCCAAGACCTGA
- the fliP gene encoding flagellar type III secretion system pore protein FliP (The bacterial flagellar biogenesis protein FliP forms a type III secretion system (T3SS)-type pore required for flagellar assembly.) — protein MQPQSTAQTPGTARRIGVPKSVVLTSLVSLLALGLVVLAARTAQAQDVSINLGQGAGVNERVIQLIGLITVLSVAPSILIMVTSFVRISVVLSLLRTAIGTQTAPPNAVIVGLSLFLTGFVMAPVFQQSYDTGLKPLMDNQIEIRQAFERGSAPFREFMLKHVREKDLALFQELSNEPVPATPQEVSFRVLVPSFMISELRRAFEIAFLLFVPFLVIDLVVASVLMSMGMMMLPPVTVSLPFKLIFFVLVDGWNLVAGSLVRSFGT, from the coding sequence ATGCAGCCTCAATCGACAGCACAGACCCCGGGCACGGCGCGCCGCATCGGCGTGCCGAAGTCCGTTGTGCTCACCTCCCTGGTGTCCTTGCTGGCCCTTGGCCTCGTCGTGCTGGCCGCCCGCACCGCCCAGGCCCAGGACGTCTCGATCAATCTCGGCCAGGGCGCCGGCGTCAACGAACGGGTCATCCAGCTGATCGGGCTGATCACCGTCCTGTCGGTGGCCCCCTCGATCCTGATCATGGTGACCAGCTTCGTGCGCATCTCGGTGGTGCTGTCGCTGCTGCGCACCGCCATCGGCACCCAGACCGCGCCGCCCAATGCGGTGATCGTCGGCCTGTCCCTGTTTCTCACCGGCTTCGTCATGGCGCCGGTGTTCCAGCAGAGCTACGACACCGGCCTGAAACCCCTGATGGACAACCAGATCGAGATCCGCCAGGCGTTCGAGCGCGGCTCCGCGCCGTTTCGCGAGTTCATGCTGAAACATGTCCGCGAGAAGGACCTGGCGCTGTTCCAGGAACTGTCCAACGAGCCGGTGCCGGCGACGCCCCAGGAGGTGTCGTTTCGCGTGCTGGTGCCGTCCTTCATGATTTCCGAACTCCGCCGCGCCTTCGAGATCGCCTTCCTGCTGTTCGTGCCCTTCCTGGTGATCGATCTCGTCGTCGCCTCGGTGCTGATGTCCATGGGCATGATGATGCTGCCGCCGGTGACCGTCTCGCTGCCGTTCAAGCTGATCTTTTTCGTGCTGGTCGACGGCTGGAACCTGGTCGCCGGCAGCCTCGTCCGCAGCTTCGGGACTTAG
- a CDS encoding DUF2306 domain-containing protein, translating to MSAPATAPIAAATPPLSLPVDGSKARAPARFMVKRIVLAVIVAVLVLPLGAVAVMTAAGWLALPYELAVVDERLPGLFRLHMAAAAAALVLVPVALLVRRRPALHRIVGRAAGIAILIAGTSAIPVALSGLASAMAVAGFIAQAVTWLVLMSLGFVAIRRRRVHWHARAMVAVAAVTSAAIWLRPAMVLVREVLMPHADWSFDTAYAVVVWASWLLPLTAVAAVMGLGRWPGRARI from the coding sequence ATGAGCGCGCCAGCGACCGCCCCCATTGCCGCGGCGACCCCGCCCCTGAGCCTGCCGGTCGATGGATCGAAAGCCCGGGCGCCAGCGCGCTTCATGGTCAAGCGGATCGTCCTCGCGGTCATTGTCGCTGTCCTCGTTCTACCGCTCGGCGCGGTCGCTGTCATGACCGCCGCCGGCTGGCTGGCGCTGCCGTATGAACTGGCCGTGGTGGACGAGCGGCTGCCCGGCCTGTTCCGTTTGCATATGGCCGCCGCCGCGGCCGCTCTCGTCCTGGTGCCGGTCGCCCTGCTCGTCCGCCGCCGGCCGGCCCTTCACCGGATCGTCGGCCGCGCGGCCGGCATCGCCATCCTGATCGCCGGCACCTCCGCCATACCGGTGGCGCTGTCCGGTCTCGCCTCGGCCATGGCGGTGGCCGGTTTCATCGCCCAGGCGGTGACCTGGCTGGTCCTCATGTCGCTTGGCTTTGTCGCGATCCGCCGGCGCCGGGTTCACTGGCATGCCCGCGCGATGGTCGCCGTGGCCGCGGTCACCTCGGCGGCGATCTGGCTGCGGCCGGCCATGGTGCTGGTGCGCGAGGTGCTGATGCCCCACGCCGACTGGTCCTTCGATACGGCTTATGCGGTCGTCGTCTGGGCGTCCTGGCTGCTGCCGCTCACCGCGGTCGCGGCGGTCATGGGCCTTGGCCGCTGGCCCGGTCGAGCCCGGATCTAG